The DNA region TTTTGATTCATAAATTATTAAGCGATAAAGGAACTTTATATTTACATATTGATATAAAAATGGGACATTATATTAAAATTATATTAGATGAAATATTTGGAAAAGATAATTTTTTGAATGAAATTACTCGTATAAAATCAAATCCTAAAAACTTTAAAAGAAAAGCATATGGAAATATAAAAGATACAATTTATGTCTATGCTAAAAAAAAATGTATGCAAATTTTTAATGACATATCTATAAAACTTAGCGATGAAGAGCTTTTAAAAAAATTTCCTAAAATAGACAAAAATGGCGAAAGATATACTACTGTTCCTTGCCATGCACCAGGTGAAACACTAAATGGAAACACTGGAAAAAAATGGCGTGGCTTATTACCGCCAAAAGGAAGACACTGGAGAAGCTCTCCTGATGAATTAGAAATGTTAGATAAAACAGGTTTAATAGAATGGTCAAAAACAAACAACCCTCGCATTAAAAAATATGCAAAAGATCACAAAGGAAAAAAAATACAAGATATTTGGGGTAATTTTAAAGATCCACAATATCCAAAATACCCAACTGAAAAAAATTTAGAAATGTTAGAGCTTATTGTAAAGCAATCGTCTAATGAGAATTCTATTATAATGGATTGTTTTTGTGGTAGTGGCTCCTTTTTAATTGCAGGTTTAAAAAATAATCGTAATGTTATCGGAATAGATATAAGTGAG from Campylobacter ureolyticus includes:
- a CDS encoding site-specific DNA-methyltransferase codes for the protein MSISLNYDIKKTEIEILEKINRCSSDKLNVIYSDQKTKLIYQDNFQAMSILLKTYNNKIDLVYIDPPFNTGQDFFYSNSRTSSISNSETDKLAYSDIFELDDYLEFIRERLFLIHKLLSDKGTLYLHIDIKMGHYIKIILDEIFGKDNFLNEITRIKSNPKNFKRKAYGNIKDTIYVYAKKKCMQIFNDISIKLSDEELLKKFPKIDKNGERYTTVPCHAPGETLNGNTGKKWRGLLPPKGRHWRSSPDELEMLDKTGLIEWSKTNNPRIKKYAKDHKGKKIQDIWGNFKDPQYPKYPTEKNLEMLELIVKQSSNENSIIMDCFCGSGSFLIAGLKNNRNVIGIDISEQSMKISKQNIIK